The region CGATGTTCCCTACATTGGTATGCTGGGGCCGCGCAAACGGTTCGACAAAATGCAGGATGAGTTCAGAAAAGACGGGCTGGAATTTAGTAAAGCCTCGCTTGGCCGGGTTCATGCGCCCATTGGCCTGGACCTGGGTGCCGAAACGCCCGACGAAATTGCCCTGTCTATTATGGCCGAAGTCAAAGCATTTTTCACCAGAGGGGCCGCTGGCTTCCTGAAAAATAAACCCGGTCCGATCCACGAACGACTGTCCGGAAACTCCGCCGATCACCACCGACATACGGACGGGATAGGCCTTGACCTGGATACAGTCTAAACATGCGTATTGCAACTATTATTCTGGCAGCTGGCTCGTCTTCCCGATTGGGTGGCGAGCCGAAACAGCTGCTAACGGCTAACGGTACAACCCTGGTCCGGCGCATTGCCGAAGCCGCTGTGTCACTTCAGGCGGGCCCGGTCGTTGCTGTACTAGGCGCCAATTCGGAGCGTATTCAAGCGGAAATCAGCAACTTACCCCTCTACTATCCGATCAACCCCAACTGGGCCGAAGGGATGGCTTCATCCCTTCAGGTTGGCCTTACCGCCCTATCAGATGAACCGCTCGACGCGTTTCTCGTTGTTCTGACCGATCAGCCCTACGTCACGACCGAGCTGCTACAGCAACTCATTACCGCCCGGCACGAAACC is a window of Spirosoma linguale DSM 74 DNA encoding:
- a CDS encoding conserved hypothetical protein (KEGG: mxa:MXAN_6110 hypothetical protein), giving the protein MRIATIILAAGSSSRLGGEPKQLLTANGTTLVRRIAEAAVSLQAGPVVAVLGANSERIQAEISNLPLYYPINPNWAEGMASSLQVGLTALSDEPLDAFLVVLTDQPYVTTELLQQLITARHETGRGIVACRYGESGHLGVPALFDIRYQSEFMRLTGDVGARKLIRMYANDCAEIPFPLAAIDLDTWQDVDAWREAERDKQQTEK